One Mycolicibacterium crocinum DNA window includes the following coding sequences:
- a CDS encoding hemerythrin domain-containing protein, translating into MDALSFLRADHESVLGMFEVLDGAPKGTGSIESGLATMVTNLVIAESQHEAIEEQLFWPLVRKALDNGDELADQAIAQEQEGKKLLQRLEDGNPGEVDYHEALIEFIKAGREHIAFEQNQVWPLLRSAVGQAELEQLGQKLATAKKIAPTRPHPDTPASALVQQTMGTAAAVVDHARDVVTGRASKNPPDPQSH; encoded by the coding sequence ATGGATGCGTTGAGTTTTCTGCGTGCCGACCACGAGAGTGTGTTGGGCATGTTCGAGGTTCTCGACGGTGCTCCGAAGGGCACCGGTTCAATTGAGAGCGGCCTGGCCACCATGGTGACGAACCTGGTGATCGCCGAATCGCAGCACGAGGCAATCGAGGAGCAGTTGTTCTGGCCGCTAGTGCGCAAGGCCCTCGACAATGGCGACGAACTGGCCGACCAGGCGATCGCTCAAGAGCAGGAAGGCAAGAAGCTTCTGCAACGCCTCGAGGACGGCAATCCCGGGGAGGTCGACTACCACGAAGCCCTGATCGAGTTCATCAAAGCCGGCCGAGAGCACATCGCCTTCGAACAGAACCAGGTGTGGCCGCTGCTGCGCTCGGCTGTCGGTCAGGCCGAGCTCGAGCAGCTCGGCCAGAAGTTGGCCACCGCCAAGAAGATTGCGCCGACCCGGCCGCATCCCGACACCCCGGCGAGCGCCCTGGTCCAGCAGACGATGGGTACCGCCGCGGCCGTCGTCGACCATGCCCGCGACGTCGTGACCGGTCGCGCGAGCAAGAACCCGCCGGACCCGCAGAGCCACTGA
- a CDS encoding manganese catalase family protein, which produces MFIHNKDLQFEVRVNQPDPRFATLLQEQFGGANGELKAAMQYFTQAFILRGKNPKMYDLFMDIATEELSHLEMVGSMITMLLDGLNDDLKLANEKCDWMPAIASKDGRESVIHEVAVNPLYFALTGGGPDVSNSQGVPWSGAYVNSNGDPSVDLRSNLAAESRAKIVYEYLKQFTDDPGVQDTLTFLMTREVAHYQQFTAAINELPVNFPPGHLAGDERFQNVAFNMSNGDGDVRGPWNQGQGPWPDGMEWEYVSNPTEQWLGGDARKNQGEQRSPDGTPNVDSEKPFTHEQRVATS; this is translated from the coding sequence ATGTTCATCCACAACAAAGACCTTCAATTCGAGGTGCGGGTCAATCAACCCGACCCGCGCTTCGCCACCCTGCTGCAAGAGCAATTCGGCGGTGCCAACGGCGAATTGAAAGCGGCGATGCAGTACTTCACCCAGGCATTCATCCTGCGCGGCAAGAACCCGAAGATGTACGACCTGTTCATGGACATCGCCACCGAGGAACTCAGCCACCTCGAGATGGTCGGATCGATGATCACCATGCTGCTCGACGGACTCAACGACGATCTCAAGCTGGCCAACGAAAAGTGTGACTGGATGCCGGCGATCGCCAGCAAGGATGGCCGCGAGTCGGTGATTCACGAGGTCGCGGTAAATCCGCTGTACTTCGCACTGACCGGCGGCGGCCCGGATGTCAGCAACTCGCAAGGCGTGCCATGGAGTGGCGCGTACGTGAACTCCAACGGGGACCCGTCAGTGGACCTTCGCAGCAACCTGGCCGCCGAATCGCGGGCCAAGATCGTCTACGAATACCTCAAGCAGTTCACCGACGATCCGGGCGTCCAGGACACGTTGACGTTCTTGATGACCCGCGAAGTGGCGCACTACCAGCAGTTCACCGCCGCGATCAACGAACTGCCGGTGAACTTCCCGCCGGGGCATCTCGCCGGCGACGAGCGTTTCCAGAACGTCGCGTTCAACATGTCGAACGGCGACGGCGACGTCCGCGGCCCGTGGAACCAGGGTCAGGGCCCGTGGCCGGACGGCATGGAGTGGGAGTACGTCTCCAACCCGACCGAGCAGTGGCTCGGCGGTGACGCACGGAAGAACCAGGGCGAGCAGCGCAGCCCGGACGGCACACCGAACGTGGACAGCGAGAAGCCGTTCACGCATGAACAGCGAGTCGCTACAAGCTGA
- a CDS encoding LLM class F420-dependent oxidoreductase → MTRFGYTLMTEQSGPKELVRYAVSAEQVGFDFEVSSDHFSPWLTSQGHAPNAWTMLGAVAHATERVDLYTYVTCPTMRYHPAVVAQQAATLQILADGRFTLGLGSGENLNEHVVGRGWPTIQRRQDMLKEAIAIIRELLSGELVDYKGEYFQVDSARIWDVPDVPVTIGVAVSGERSLEAFATASDHMIAVEPDGKLVDGWHGARQATGLAGGGRVIGQIPVCWDPDRDAAIKRAHEQFRWFGGGWDVNADLPTPAGFAGATQYVTEEDVAESIPCGPDLDAIVEAVSAYWEAGFTDIALVQIGDEGQDEFLANAAEPLLAKLREAAN, encoded by the coding sequence ATGACGCGTTTCGGATACACCCTGATGACCGAACAGAGCGGGCCCAAAGAGCTTGTGCGCTACGCGGTTTCGGCCGAACAAGTGGGCTTCGACTTCGAGGTCTCCAGTGACCACTTCTCGCCTTGGCTGACCTCACAGGGCCACGCGCCCAACGCTTGGACCATGCTGGGTGCGGTCGCCCACGCGACGGAACGGGTCGACCTCTACACCTACGTGACATGCCCGACGATGCGTTACCACCCCGCCGTCGTCGCGCAACAGGCCGCGACCTTGCAGATTCTGGCCGACGGTAGATTCACGCTCGGGCTGGGTTCGGGTGAGAATCTCAACGAACACGTTGTCGGCAGGGGCTGGCCCACGATTCAGCGTCGCCAGGACATGCTCAAAGAGGCGATCGCGATCATCCGCGAGTTGTTGAGCGGTGAGCTCGTCGACTACAAGGGTGAGTATTTCCAGGTTGATTCGGCGCGGATCTGGGATGTTCCCGACGTGCCGGTCACCATCGGTGTCGCAGTCTCCGGCGAGCGCTCGCTGGAGGCTTTCGCCACCGCGAGCGACCACATGATCGCGGTCGAACCCGACGGCAAGCTCGTCGACGGCTGGCACGGCGCCCGTCAGGCCACCGGTCTGGCCGGCGGCGGCCGGGTGATCGGGCAGATCCCGGTGTGCTGGGATCCCGATCGTGACGCCGCGATCAAACGAGCGCACGAGCAGTTCCGCTGGTTCGGCGGTGGCTGGGATGTCAACGCCGACCTGCCGACCCCGGCCGGTTTCGCGGGCGCTACGCAGTACGTCACCGAAGAGGACGTCGCCGAAAGCATCCCCTGCGGACCGGATCTGGACGCCATCGTCGAAGCGGTGAGTGCCTACTGGGAGGCCGGGTTCACCGATATCGCGCTGGTGCAGATCGGCGATGAGGGGCAGGACGAATTCCTGGCCAACGCCGCCGAGCCGCTGCTGGCCAAGCTGCGCGAGGCGGCCAACTGA
- a CDS encoding GatB/YqeY domain-containing protein — MAELKDRLRSDLTEAMKTQDKLRTATLRLLLAAIQTEEVSGKQARDLSDEDVLKVLARESKKRSESAEIYTQNGRGELAAEEHAEARIIDEYLPTPLTDAEVADVADTAIAQVAEEIGERPSARQMGLVMKAATAIAAGKADGSRLSAAVKARL; from the coding sequence ATGGCGGAGCTCAAGGACCGGCTGAGATCGGACCTCACCGAAGCGATGAAGACCCAGGACAAGTTGCGCACCGCGACGTTGCGGCTGCTGCTCGCGGCGATCCAGACCGAGGAGGTCTCGGGCAAGCAGGCGCGGGATCTTTCCGACGAGGACGTGCTGAAGGTCCTCGCGAGGGAGTCCAAGAAGCGCAGCGAGTCCGCGGAGATCTACACCCAGAACGGCCGCGGTGAGCTCGCCGCCGAGGAGCACGCCGAGGCGCGGATCATCGACGAGTACCTACCGACACCGTTGACCGACGCGGAGGTGGCCGACGTGGCCGATACCGCGATCGCGCAGGTGGCCGAAGAGATCGGGGAGCGACCGTCGGCAAGACAGATGGGCCTGGTGATGAAGGCCGCCACTGCGATCGCCGCGGGCAAGGCCGACGGATCGCGACTGTCTGCGGCAGTGAAGGCGCGCTTGTAG
- a CDS encoding DUF4129 domain-containing protein: MPAIDIDRDAAHDAAQRELAKPIYPKESLTDRLSEWLQELLYRVIAKGSSIPGGWLTIAVLAIVVLIAFIVAVRIARTTMRTNRGADAGLFGTRELSAAEHRATAESYAAQGNWAAAIRHRLRAVARHLEESGLLNPVPGRTANELARDAGELLPAFGGEMRRAATVFNDVTYGEQPGSESDYRMVADLDEALRRHATPTGHDADGTVVPDTWAPLR, encoded by the coding sequence ATGCCTGCCATCGACATCGACCGGGATGCTGCCCACGACGCGGCCCAGCGTGAGCTGGCCAAACCGATCTACCCGAAGGAGTCGTTGACCGACCGGCTCAGTGAATGGCTGCAGGAGCTGCTGTACCGGGTGATCGCCAAGGGGTCGTCGATCCCCGGTGGCTGGTTGACCATCGCGGTGCTGGCGATCGTCGTGCTGATCGCATTCATTGTCGCGGTGCGGATCGCCAGGACCACGATGCGGACCAACCGCGGCGCCGACGCCGGACTGTTCGGCACCCGGGAGCTCAGCGCCGCCGAGCATCGAGCCACGGCGGAGTCGTATGCCGCGCAGGGCAACTGGGCCGCGGCGATTCGGCACCGGCTTCGCGCGGTGGCCCGCCACCTCGAGGAGAGCGGTCTGCTCAATCCGGTTCCCGGTCGCACCGCCAACGAGCTCGCCCGTGACGCCGGTGAGCTGTTGCCGGCATTCGGCGGCGAGATGAGGCGGGCGGCAACGGTATTCAACGATGTCACCTATGGCGAACAGCCGGGCAGTGAATCCGACTACCGGATGGTTGCCGACCTGGACGAGGCGCTGCGCCGCCACGCCACCCCAACCGGTCACGACGCGGATGGCACCGTCGTCCCCGACACGTGGGCCCCGCTGCGGTGA
- a CDS encoding DUF4350 domain-containing protein, whose protein sequence is MSTTVGQRWRTGRWIALALIVISVIAAVSAFLTAPRPGGRMDPDSTGPDGAHALVALLRDRGVDVVVASTVADVERAARPDTLLLAAETYYTRGEDLLSRLAAVPGDRLLLEPTSRVRQSLAPGIRIDSATMLTSEPDCDLREANRAGTVQLGATDTYEKAGDADVTRCYGGALVRYQDGGRTVTVVGSADFMTNGGLLREGNAALAMNLAGEQPRLIWFAPQKPEGDGAAGSSLTDLMPDAVTWLLWQLCLVVALLAVWQGRRLGPLVAEKLPVVVRASETVEGRARLYRSRRARGQAAEALRTATLQRLTPRLGLGPNASPAAITSAIAQRYAGDPNAVQHLLFGPPPSTDSDLLHLANALDDIERQVTTS, encoded by the coding sequence GTGAGCACCACCGTCGGCCAGCGATGGCGTACCGGACGCTGGATTGCCCTGGCGCTGATCGTCATCTCGGTGATCGCCGCGGTCAGCGCCTTCCTCACCGCACCGCGCCCGGGTGGCCGCATGGATCCGGATTCGACCGGGCCCGATGGCGCGCACGCACTGGTCGCGCTGCTTCGCGACCGCGGCGTCGACGTCGTGGTCGCCTCCACCGTGGCCGACGTCGAGCGGGCCGCCCGGCCGGACACCCTGCTGCTGGCGGCCGAGACGTACTACACCCGGGGTGAGGATCTGCTGAGCCGGTTGGCGGCTGTCCCCGGTGACCGGCTTCTGCTGGAACCCACCTCGCGGGTGCGGCAGTCACTGGCTCCGGGCATCCGCATCGACAGCGCGACCATGCTCACCTCCGAGCCCGATTGCGATCTGCGCGAGGCGAATCGGGCCGGGACCGTGCAGCTGGGTGCCACCGACACCTACGAGAAGGCCGGCGATGCCGACGTGACCCGCTGTTATGGCGGAGCCCTGGTGCGCTATCAAGACGGCGGCCGGACCGTCACCGTCGTCGGCAGCGCGGACTTCATGACCAACGGCGGATTGCTCCGCGAGGGCAACGCGGCCCTCGCGATGAACTTGGCCGGTGAGCAGCCGCGGCTGATCTGGTTCGCACCGCAGAAGCCCGAAGGCGACGGAGCGGCAGGATCGTCACTGACCGACCTGATGCCCGATGCGGTCACCTGGCTGTTATGGCAGCTGTGTCTGGTCGTAGCGCTGCTGGCCGTGTGGCAGGGCCGACGGCTGGGTCCGCTGGTCGCCGAGAAGCTGCCGGTGGTGGTGCGCGCCTCGGAGACGGTCGAGGGCCGCGCCCGGCTCTACCGGTCTCGCCGGGCCCGCGGCCAGGCCGCCGAAGCCCTGCGCACCGCGACGTTGCAGCGGCTGACTCCGCGACTCGGCTTGGGTCCCAACGCTTCTCCTGCCGCGATCACCTCCGCCATCGCCCAGCGTTACGCCGGAGATCCGAACGCTGTGCAGCATCTGCTGTTCGGACCGCCGCCGTCAACCGATTCCGATCTGCTTCATCTGGCCAATGCACTCGACGACATCGAAAGGCAGGTCACGACGTCGTGA
- a CDS encoding AAA family ATPase has protein sequence MTNFAPPPAPIAEHDAARSALLALRGELAKAVVGQDAVVSGLVIALLCRGHVLLEGVPGVAKTLLVRALSAALQLDFKRVQFTPDLMPGDVTGSLVYDAKTAAFEFHEGPVFTNLMLADEINRTPPKTQAALLEAMEERQVSVSGEARPLPDPFIVAATQNPIEYEGTYQLPEAQLDRFLLKLNVPLPPRDQEIAILSRHANGFDPRDLSTIRPVAGAAELAAGREAVKRVLIADEVLAYIVDIVHATRNSPSLQLGVSPRGATALLGTARSWAWLSGRGYVTPDDVKAMARPTLRHRIALRPEAELEGATPDGVLDGILAAVPVPR, from the coding sequence GTGACGAATTTCGCCCCACCTCCCGCCCCAATCGCCGAGCACGACGCGGCCCGCTCCGCCCTGCTCGCCCTGCGCGGCGAACTCGCCAAGGCCGTCGTCGGTCAGGACGCCGTGGTGAGCGGGCTGGTGATCGCGCTGCTGTGCCGCGGACATGTTCTGTTGGAAGGTGTTCCGGGCGTGGCGAAGACGCTGCTGGTGCGTGCGCTGTCCGCCGCACTGCAACTGGACTTCAAGCGGGTGCAGTTCACGCCCGACCTGATGCCGGGTGATGTCACCGGGTCACTGGTCTACGACGCCAAGACGGCGGCGTTCGAGTTCCATGAGGGTCCGGTGTTCACCAACCTGATGCTCGCCGACGAGATCAACCGCACCCCACCGAAAACCCAAGCGGCACTGCTGGAGGCGATGGAGGAACGCCAGGTCAGCGTCAGCGGCGAGGCACGGCCGCTGCCGGATCCGTTCATCGTGGCCGCCACCCAGAACCCGATCGAGTACGAAGGCACCTATCAACTGCCCGAGGCCCAGCTGGACCGCTTCCTGCTGAAGCTGAACGTTCCATTGCCGCCGCGCGATCAGGAGATCGCCATCCTGTCGCGGCACGCAAACGGTTTCGATCCGCGCGATCTGAGCACCATCCGTCCGGTGGCCGGCGCCGCCGAGCTGGCCGCCGGCCGCGAGGCGGTGAAGCGGGTGCTCATCGCCGACGAAGTTCTGGCCTACATCGTCGACATCGTCCATGCGACAAGGAATTCCCCGTCTTTGCAGCTCGGTGTGTCACCGCGCGGTGCCACCGCCCTGTTGGGTACGGCACGGTCCTGGGCGTGGCTGTCCGGCCGCGGTTACGTCACGCCGGACGACGTCAAGGCCATGGCCCGCCCGACGCTGCGCCACCGCATCGCGCTGCGCCCGGAAGCCGAACTCGAAGGAGCCACCCCCGACGGCGTGCTCGACGGCATCCTGGCCGCGGTGCCGGTACCGCGCTAG
- a CDS encoding DUF58 domain-containing protein, giving the protein MILTGRAGLIALVGALPIALSPWPATTFVVVLVVLLAVVGSDVMLAGSPRALRLTRAPDTSARLGQSVDAVVHVHNTGSRRFRGALRDAWPPSACAEPRSHRLSVRAAETDTVTTTLRPVRRGDLRSEVVTVRSIGPLGVAGRQRSHPVAGQVRILPPFLSRKHLPSRLARLREIDGLLPVLIRGQGTEFDSLREYVVGDDVRSIDWRATARRADVVVRTWRPERDRRVVIVLDTGRTSAGRVGVDPTARDPGGWPRLDWSMDAALLLAALASRAGDHVDFLAHDRLTRAAVFGASRTELLAHLVEAMAPLEPALIESDATAMVAAVQRRVRRRALVVLLTDLNSSALDEGLLPVLPQLSAKHQVIVAAVSDPRVDELAAGRADAAQVYDAAAAERARNDRRSIASRLRHSGVEVVDAAPDDLAPALADRYLGMKATGRL; this is encoded by the coding sequence GTGATCCTCACCGGGCGCGCTGGCCTGATCGCCCTTGTGGGCGCGCTGCCCATCGCGCTGTCCCCCTGGCCGGCAACGACATTCGTTGTCGTTCTCGTGGTGTTGCTGGCTGTTGTGGGCAGCGATGTGATGTTGGCCGGAAGTCCGCGGGCGCTGCGGTTGACCCGCGCGCCCGACACTTCGGCACGGCTGGGGCAGTCGGTGGATGCCGTCGTCCACGTCCACAACACCGGATCGCGCCGCTTCCGTGGTGCGCTGCGCGACGCCTGGCCACCCAGCGCCTGCGCTGAACCCCGCTCACATCGACTGTCGGTGCGGGCCGCTGAAACTGACACCGTCACAACGACTTTGCGACCCGTACGCCGTGGTGATCTGCGCTCAGAGGTCGTCACCGTCCGATCGATCGGGCCACTGGGCGTGGCTGGCCGGCAGCGGTCCCATCCAGTCGCCGGGCAGGTGCGCATCCTGCCGCCGTTCCTGTCGCGCAAACACTTGCCGTCACGGCTGGCCCGGCTGCGGGAGATCGATGGCCTGCTGCCGGTGCTGATCCGCGGTCAGGGCACCGAATTCGACTCGCTGCGTGAGTATGTCGTCGGCGACGACGTCCGCTCGATCGACTGGCGAGCCACCGCCCGCCGCGCCGACGTGGTGGTCCGCACCTGGCGGCCCGAACGCGACCGGCGCGTGGTGATCGTCCTCGACACCGGCCGTACGTCCGCCGGCCGCGTGGGCGTCGATCCCACCGCGCGCGACCCGGGCGGCTGGCCGCGGCTGGACTGGTCGATGGATGCCGCACTGTTGCTGGCCGCGCTGGCGTCCCGTGCCGGCGACCACGTCGACTTCCTCGCCCATGATCGGCTCACCCGCGCCGCGGTCTTCGGCGCTTCCCGGACCGAGCTGCTGGCTCACCTGGTCGAGGCGATGGCGCCGCTCGAACCGGCGCTGATCGAATCCGACGCGACCGCGATGGTGGCCGCCGTGCAGCGACGGGTGCGCCGCCGCGCTTTGGTGGTGCTGCTGACCGACCTCAATTCCTCGGCCCTCGACGAGGGTCTGCTGCCGGTGCTGCCGCAGCTGTCGGCCAAACACCAGGTGATCGTGGCCGCCGTGTCCGATCCCCGGGTCGATGAACTGGCCGCGGGCCGGGCCGACGCCGCCCAGGTCTACGACGCGGCGGCCGCCGAACGGGCCCGCAACGACCGGCGCAGCATCGCCAGCCGGTTACGGCACAGCGGCGTCGAGGTGGTCGACGCGGCGCCGGACGATCTCGCACCCGCGTTGGCCGACCGCTATCTGGGGATGAAGGCGACCGGGCGTCTGTAA
- a CDS encoding stage II sporulation protein M, which produces MDVDAFVLAHQETWTRLEQLVKRRRRLSGAEVDELVELYQRVSTHLSMVRSASSDSVLVGRLSSLVARARAAVTGAHAPMWHEFARFWTVSFPVVAYRAWRWWLATAVAFFAVAAVIGIWVGGSQEVQSALSTPQEIEHLINHDFASYYSENPAGSFALRVWVNNSWVAAQCIAFAILLGIPIPWVLFQNAANLGVVGGLMIHADKADVLFGLLIPHGLLELTAVFLAGAVGMRLGWTVISPGDRPRSQALAEQGRAVVAAAVGLAGVLLVSGLIEALVTPAPLPTFIRIGIGVAAEVGFLAYVIYFGRKASRAGETGDVEDAPDVVPTG; this is translated from the coding sequence GTGGACGTCGACGCCTTCGTGCTGGCTCACCAGGAGACCTGGACCCGGCTCGAGCAGCTGGTCAAGCGGCGCCGTCGCCTCTCCGGGGCCGAGGTGGACGAACTCGTCGAGCTCTATCAGCGGGTCTCGACGCATCTGTCGATGGTGCGGTCGGCCTCGTCGGACTCGGTGTTGGTGGGCCGGCTGTCCAGCCTGGTCGCCCGGGCCCGCGCCGCCGTCACAGGTGCGCACGCTCCGATGTGGCACGAGTTCGCCCGGTTCTGGACGGTCTCGTTCCCGGTCGTGGCCTACCGCGCGTGGCGGTGGTGGCTGGCCACGGCCGTCGCGTTCTTCGCCGTTGCCGCCGTGATCGGGATCTGGGTGGGCGGCAGCCAGGAAGTGCAGTCGGCGCTGAGCACGCCGCAGGAGATCGAGCATCTGATCAACCACGACTTCGCCTCCTACTACAGCGAGAACCCGGCCGGCTCGTTCGCGCTGCGGGTGTGGGTGAACAACTCGTGGGTGGCCGCACAATGCATCGCGTTCGCGATTCTGCTGGGCATCCCGATCCCGTGGGTGCTCTTCCAGAACGCGGCCAACCTCGGTGTGGTCGGCGGTCTGATGATCCACGCGGACAAGGCCGATGTGCTGTTCGGACTGCTCATCCCGCACGGTCTGCTGGAGCTGACGGCGGTCTTCCTGGCCGGTGCGGTGGGCATGCGACTGGGCTGGACGGTGATTTCCCCCGGCGACCGCCCGCGCAGTCAGGCCTTGGCCGAACAGGGCCGCGCGGTGGTGGCGGCGGCCGTAGGGCTCGCCGGTGTGCTGCTGGTGTCCGGTTTGATCGAGGCGCTGGTGACGCCGGCCCCGCTGCCGACGTTCATCCGCATCGGCATCGGGGTGGCCGCCGAGGTCGGGTTCCTCGCATACGTCATCTACTTCGGTCGCAAAGCCAGCCGCGCCGGGGAGACCGGTGATGTCGAGGACGCGCCCGATGTGGTTCCGACGGGCTGA
- a CDS encoding RDD family protein, which yields MVPETVVTGDAVVLDVQIAQLPVRAVGALIDLAVIMVGYIIGVLLWAATITQFDEALSAAVLIIFTLLTLIGYPVVFETATRGRSLGKIAMGLRVVSDDGGPERFRQALFRALAGFVEIWMFMGGPAVICSLVSPRGKRIGDVFAGTIVISERGPKLPPPPVMPPALAWWASSLELSALGPDQAELARQFLARAPELAPGVRDEMAYRIAIDVANRISPPPPPGVPAHYVLAAVLAERHRRELVRLRPPEPAPPYAPGPPPYPVGPPPAPGPVGPPPRSDGFVPPS from the coding sequence ATGGTGCCCGAGACTGTGGTGACCGGCGACGCCGTCGTCCTCGACGTCCAGATCGCCCAGCTGCCGGTGCGGGCCGTCGGCGCGCTGATCGACCTGGCGGTCATCATGGTCGGCTACATCATCGGTGTGCTGTTGTGGGCGGCCACGATCACGCAGTTCGATGAGGCGCTGTCCGCCGCGGTTCTGATCATCTTCACGCTGCTGACGCTGATCGGCTACCCCGTCGTCTTCGAAACGGCCACGCGCGGAAGAAGTCTCGGCAAGATCGCGATGGGCCTTCGGGTGGTGTCCGACGATGGTGGGCCAGAACGCTTCCGCCAGGCGCTGTTTCGTGCGCTGGCCGGTTTCGTGGAGATCTGGATGTTCATGGGTGGCCCCGCGGTGATCTGCAGTCTGGTCTCACCGCGCGGTAAGCGGATCGGGGATGTCTTCGCCGGCACCATTGTGATCAGCGAACGAGGGCCGAAGCTGCCGCCCCCGCCGGTGATGCCGCCGGCGCTGGCGTGGTGGGCGTCTTCGCTCGAGCTTTCGGCGCTCGGTCCCGATCAGGCCGAACTGGCCCGCCAATTCCTCGCTCGCGCACCCGAATTGGCCCCCGGCGTCCGCGACGAGATGGCCTACCGCATCGCCATCGACGTGGCGAACCGGATCTCTCCGCCGCCGCCACCGGGCGTGCCTGCGCACTATGTCCTGGCCGCCGTGCTGGCCGAGCGGCACCGCCGCGAGCTGGTGCGGCTGCGCCCTCCCGAACCGGCACCGCCGTATGCCCCGGGGCCGCCGCCGTATCCGGTCGGCCCGCCGCCGGCACCCGGGCCGGTTGGACCGCCACCCCGCAGCGATGGGTTCGTGCCGCCGAGTTAG
- a CDS encoding DUF1772 domain-containing protein has product MPNPVVILATVAAIAAAAVGGLFYAFSTFVMRGLDRTGPDAAATAMRGINAEAQANAPFLVLFMGSALVALVVGIAALRQIGLPGSGWLLAGAVLALVPLVVTVAVNVPLNDRLAASLPWQEYHRIWTLWNHVRTAAPLIGSAAMLIGVRLR; this is encoded by the coding sequence ATGCCGAATCCCGTGGTCATCCTGGCCACCGTTGCCGCAATCGCTGCCGCCGCGGTCGGTGGCCTGTTCTACGCGTTCTCCACCTTCGTGATGCGCGGTCTGGACCGGACCGGCCCGGATGCCGCGGCCACCGCGATGCGCGGAATCAATGCCGAGGCCCAGGCGAACGCGCCGTTCTTGGTGCTGTTCATGGGATCGGCGTTGGTCGCCCTCGTGGTGGGCATCGCCGCACTGCGGCAGATCGGCCTTCCGGGTAGCGGCTGGCTGCTGGCCGGGGCGGTCCTGGCGTTGGTGCCTCTGGTTGTTACGGTCGCGGTCAACGTGCCGTTGAACGACCGCCTTGCCGCGTCATTGCCGTGGCAGGAGTACCACCGCATCTGGACGCTGTGGAACCACGTGCGAACCGCTGCACCGCTGATCGGTTCGGCGGCGATGCTGATCGGTGTGCGGCTGCGCTAA
- a CDS encoding AraC family transcriptional regulator, with translation MDALVGLLDGVRAHGAFVLRMVLDPPWSMRIQDEAPLTLICVTDGTAVLSPDHGAAVHLHAGDVALARGTENYVLADSASTPPQVVIHPGQRCTTLSGEDLTFAMALGVRTWGNSATGSTRAVVGAYEGHSAVSARLLGALPDVAILRAADWNSGLPQSLADEAVHDGPGQEAFLDRLLDLLLLDFARTWFSRPGCAPPWWAAESDPLVGPALRLMYNSPAHPWTVANLAGAVGSSRASFARRFAALVGESPIAFLTSWRLALAADLLESSDVTVGAVARHVGYSTPFALSTAFKRAHGLSPAAFRARRR, from the coding sequence GTGGATGCTCTGGTCGGACTTCTCGACGGGGTGCGCGCGCATGGTGCCTTCGTGCTGCGGATGGTGCTCGACCCGCCATGGTCCATGCGCATTCAGGACGAAGCTCCGCTCACCCTCATCTGCGTGACCGACGGCACCGCCGTCCTGTCCCCCGACCACGGTGCAGCGGTCCATCTGCACGCCGGCGACGTCGCACTGGCCCGCGGTACCGAAAACTACGTGCTCGCCGACAGCGCCTCCACGCCACCGCAGGTCGTGATCCATCCGGGTCAGCGGTGCACGACCCTGTCCGGCGAAGACCTGACATTCGCAATGGCACTGGGTGTGCGGACGTGGGGGAACAGCGCGACCGGCAGCACGCGTGCGGTAGTGGGCGCCTACGAAGGCCACAGCGCGGTGAGCGCACGACTACTCGGCGCTCTGCCGGATGTTGCGATCCTGCGGGCGGCCGACTGGAACAGTGGACTTCCCCAGTCACTCGCCGACGAAGCGGTGCATGACGGCCCGGGTCAGGAAGCTTTCCTGGATCGGCTCCTCGATCTCCTGTTGCTGGACTTCGCGCGTACCTGGTTCAGTCGGCCGGGCTGCGCTCCGCCGTGGTGGGCCGCCGAGTCCGATCCGCTTGTGGGACCGGCACTTCGGTTGATGTACAACAGCCCGGCGCATCCCTGGACAGTGGCGAACCTTGCTGGCGCGGTGGGTAGTTCACGCGCATCGTTCGCGCGACGGTTCGCCGCGCTGGTCGGGGAATCGCCGATCGCGTTTCTCACCTCATGGCGTCTGGCGCTGGCCGCGGATCTGCTGGAGTCCTCCGACGTCACCGTCGGCGCCGTCGCTCGTCACGTCGGTTACAGCACACCGTTCGCCCTCAGCACGGCCTTCAAACGGGCTCACGGGCTGAGCCCGGCGGCCTTCCGGGCTAGGAGAAGGTAG